AAGGCCAATTGGATCCCAGACATAACATAAAAGATTTTGCTGTGTTGTTTAGCCTTTATACAGGAGTGCGAATTGGGGAGTGCTGTGCCGTCAAATGGAAAAACATTCATTTTGAGGATTCTGAGCTGTTGATCACGCATACGCTTCAGCGTGTCCGCACATACAGCGGAAATTCCAAAACATGCCTGCAGTATTCTGAACCAAAGTCTCAATGCGCAGTCCGCAGGATACCATTGACAGGAACTCTGATGGAACTGCTGAAAGGGATGAGGCAGTCTGTCCACGGAACAGCGGAGGAATTTGTATTCCGCAGTCATGCTCATGTACTTGAGCCCCGCGCACTGCAGCATCATATAAAAAAACTGGCTGAGGCGTGCGGAATTGCCAACCTGCATTTTCATACGCTGCGTCACAGCTTTGCCACCAGATGTCTGGAAAATCATATTGATATAAAAACACTGGCTGAACTGATGGGACACAGCACGGCCAAATTCACACTCGACTGGTACGGGCATTCCACCAGTCAGCAGAAACGAAAATACATTGACCGTCTGGAACGGCTGACAGCCTGAATAAGCCGTCATAAGCCGTCATGTGTTTCGGGGTATCTTTGTGGTAAATATTGGAAAACCGGCAGTATTTCACAAAATTTATTATTTTACGAAAACGCATCGGTATCGCATGCCGCGGAAGGGGGAGAAAACAGGTGGCAGATCTTCTAAACGATATTTTTATAAACAGTGGGTTGGGATTTCTTTCTGACCTGAGGATGGAGACGGATAAGACCAGAATTTTGAATGCCATTTGCTCCTTAGAGGAAAAGGAATACACAGACCGGCAGTGGAGGGACGCCTATTCATATCTGACAGGCGAAATGCTGAGTGATACAGTGGCAGATCCCAAGGGGGAACTGCTGAAAAACTTAAAAAAATAGAGACAGCTCCGGGCGTATAAATCCCGGAGCTTCTTTCTATTATACAGGAGACTGACGCCGGTGATCATCCTGATGAACCACATAAACCCCGTCTGCTTCACAGGAGATACGCGTATGATAAAACGCTTCGGCGGCTGCAGACATAAAGCAGGTATCCCTGACGCCCCCCGTCTCGTACGGGGAGTGCATGGCAAGCTGAGCCAGTCCGATGTCCACGGTATTCACTGCAACCTGTGTATTGGAAATACTTCCGAGTGTGGAACCTCCTGCCATATCGGAACGGTTTGCGAAAATCTGATACGGAACTTTCGCGCGTTCACATATGGTGCGGAAGATCGCAGACGATACGCCGTCTGTCGTATATTTCTGATTGGCGCTGCATTTAATGACGATTCCGCGGTTTGGATAGACGCGGTTTTCCGGATCAGATTTGTCGGGATGATTCGGGTGCACAGCGTGAGCGTTGTCAGCGGACACCATGAAGCTGTTGGCGAGTCTGACACAGTAGTCCTCCTCATCCCCGCCCAGGGTACGGTTGATACGGCGAAGGACATCGCTTAGAAACGGGGAGGCGGCACCCTGCTTTGTAGAACTTCCCACCTCCTCATTGTCCAGAACAGTAAAAAGGCTGACGCAATCCGGATTGTCCGCACAAAGGAATCCCTTCAGCGACGCAAACGTGCACTGCAGATCATCTAGACGCGGTGCAGAGAGGAATTCTCCGTCGGAACCCCAGATGGTCCCGGCCATGCGGTTATACAGAAAGAGGTCGCTGCCTGCGATGGAAGCGCGGGAAACGCCCGCGGATTCGGCGATGATGTCCATCAGAGTGCCTTTGGCATTTTCGTCGCCGAACAGTGGGAGCAGATCTTTCTGTGCGTTGTATGTATAACCGGAATTGATTTCGCGGTTCATATGGATCGCAAGATTCGGGATCACAAGAAGATCACGGTCCACATTTACCAGCTTAGTGACAAGTCTGGTATCCTCTCTGACTAGAACGCGTCCGGCGACGGAAAGCGGACGGTCGAACCAGGGTGCAAAAAGCATGCCGCCGTAGACTTCCGTGTTCAGCTTCGTGTAGGCGCGGTCAACGACGATCTCGCCGTGTTCCTTGATCTTAAAGGCAGGTGAATCGCTGTGGCATGCGATGATCTGATAATTGGAAAACTCATGTTCCGGGATATAAAATGCGGCAACTGAGGAGCGGTTGCGCGTAACGTAATATTTTCCGGGAGCCAGAGTCCACTGCCCGCATTCAGAAAGCCTGTGAAATCCATTCTGGTCCAGTATATCTGTAATTGACTGTACCGCATGAAAAGTGCTGGGGCTTTGTGCGATAAATGTCAACAATTCTTTCGCGATTTTTCGTTCCATAACTACCTCCATGTACGTTGGTGCTGTGATTTTCGTCATTACCTAATTTAACACAGTTTACGCAATGTCTCAATAGCATGATGCCAGTGGCACTCGTTTAGCACCGACCGAAGCGGAGCAAAGATGTGGGAGCACATCGTGCGAAGCAATCCGTGGCATCAGTTGGGGACAAAATACCTTTTGACCCCAACATCATAGCATACGGATATCTGGGTATGCTATACTGTAGACAGAGAAAACATGTTGATTGAGTGGATGATTTTATAAAAAAGGAGAGCTGTCATGCAAAAAAGAGACCGTATACTGCTGTACAGACGTGATTATCTGAAAAACAGGAAGTCTGATGTCCGATTTACAGGGATTAAAAAGATGTGCAGCCTGTTCGGGAGCAATACTGCGGACAGAAAGAGAGGCGCCTGCCTGGCGGAGGAATTGTTCAGACAGAAAAATCCGTCTTTCGATAAATTTTCGAAGATTGCAAAAGCCGCTTATATGCTGAAAGACGTCGGTGCCTTTGTATTTGATGAAAAGTCCAGGGTTCTGGAGGGCGATATGATTCTGACACATCCGATCGCTGAACTTACCGGCAGGGAACAGCTGTATCTGGCAGAAGCGTTAAGTGCACTTCGGATTACAAAGGGAAAATATAAGTACAGATTCCTGGAAGATGAAAGAGACAGAGCCGTTGTCACGTGCATCGTAAAGGCTGTGCAGGATGCTGAACGAAGAACCGGCAAAGCGTCGAACCGGACAGCCGCCGACAATGTTCCCTGTCATATACAGGCGTTTATCCGAAAAGCTATTCACGAGTTAAAAGAGCTGACGGGACCGGAGACGGATTATGGAGATCCGGAGGTCATCCATGATATCAGGGTAGCATTCAGAAGACTGTATTCTGTCATGGATGTTTTTGCTGAGATGATCCGGCCGGAATGGATACAGAGATTTGGTGTGCTGCTGAAACGTGAGATCTCTTTGCTGGGAAAACTTCGGGACCTGGATGTACGGCAGGAGAAAATAACATATTTGCTGAAGAAGAACGGCAGAGTGCCGGAAGAAATCCCTGTTTACCGAAAGATGCTGGAAGTGTCCAGGGCGGAGGCGATCGAACGTGTGGAAGAGCACTGCCGGTCAGAAGAATTTCGGGATTTTCTTGAGTCACTGGAACGGTCGGCAGAGGAACCTGTCTGCCTGCCGATTCTGGTCAGGACAGGACAGGCCCGGCCGTTTCGGACGGAAGAGGTCAGACAGAGGTATCTTAGTAAATGCCGTGAGGAAATCGGCGCATACAGAGAATGGCTCGGCGGAATGTATGTTCCGGAACCCGTACTGCACAGGCTGCGCCTGTCTTTTAAGAGACTGCGGTATGTTCAGGAGTTTTTTGGAAAGTTTCCGGGGAGCGGAAGGGAAAAGACGGTATCTGACGGCAGGTGGTTTCAGGAGACACTCGGAGAACTGCACGATTATGCCGTGCTGAGAAATGATATTGCTGCGAAGATGCCGAAGGTGAGAAAGGTCGCAGACAGGCGTGAACTGACGGTTTTGAAGCAGCTGAGAACTTCTGCAGGAGAAGAGATGGATCAACTGTACCGCAGATTTATAAAGAGGTGGAATCACCGGTGACAGTTGACAATCTGTACTGATAAGGACTATTCTGCATACCCGTTGTATCCGATATAAGGCTAAGGAAAAACACACAGTGAGAATCCGGATCTGCAGATTCTCACTGTGTGTTTTCATGCAATGGTGCGAGTGCGATGCTGATCTGAAAGATGCTGTCATGGTAATCGACAGACATCTGTCCGTGATACTTGTCAGCAATCGACCGGATGCTCTTGAGGCCGATGGCACAGCCGCTGTGCTTCGTCGAGAAGAATACGTCTCCTGATTTCCGCGGGAGATGTAGATAACTGTTCTGAACGCTGAAGATATAGTAGTGCTCCACCCATTTACCGCGGACCCGGATAAAGGCATTCCCGGAGGAGACGGTGTCTTTTGCCGCGTCCAGCGCATTTTCCAGACAGTTCCCGATCATAATGCAGAGATCCGTGTTGTCGAACGGAATATTTTCATCCAGGCTGATACTGTGCTCGATACGGATCCCCGATTTTTCTGCCAGACCAAGGTAATAACTGATGGTTGCGTTGATAAAGGGATTGGCACAGTACGGGGAAGGTGCTGCCAGTACGTCCTGTGAGGCCAGCAGCTTCAAATATTCCCGTGCCAGTTCCGGTTCGCCGTCTTCCAGAAAGATTTGAATCGAATGCAGATGATGCTTCATATCGTGCCGGAGAACACGTGTCTGATTCAGAAGCTGATTCAGCGTGTCATACTGGACTGCCTGTATATCCATCTGGTTTTTAATGTTGGCGGTCGTCTGCTGCACCTGCTCTTTTCTCAGCATCTGAGCCAGAATCTGCAGTGACAGATAGATCAGCAGCATCTGGGAAAGGAAGATGAAGATGATAGCCAGAACCGTGATGGCATCGTCGAGCTCGGTCATTCCGAGACGAAGAGAAAACAGATAGTAAACGGCGCTGAAGATGATATCGATGATCGTAAGCGTCCTCCAGATGGCGGTGTCGGAAAGAGAATCTCTCAGCCATTTGAATTTCCTCATAATGTGAAACAGCGGGGGAAACGTCAACACTTCCATCAGAAGGACTACAAATATCATGGGTCCGTCATAGAGCAGTTCACTGCCTCTTCCGGAAAAATAGTGAAAAACGGAACCGAATGCATTTTTCAGAAGGCCGATGAAAAGTCCGTAGTTAAAGGCGAAGATGAAAATGAACCGCTTCACCCAGACATTGATCCGGCTTGTGAATATGAAATACATTCCGTAAAGAAAAACTTCCCCGAGAAAGATCAGATTCAGATAGAGGTATGCATTTTCTGTCTGATGTCTGTGAAAGGCAGCGGAGAACATTCCAAAAGCAGTGGTTGTGAGAAACAGCAGCAGGCCAAGTTGAAGAAAAAGCTTTCTCTTCGGTATGCAAAAGTGCTGCTCCATCAGGTAATAGCAGATCGCGGAGCAGGGGAGCAGCTGAATGAGAAGACCGGCAATCTGTTCAAAGAATACTGGTATCATAATTCCGGCCCCCATAACTGCTCGGTCAGAAAAGCAAAGTATGTTTTGCACAGTTCCCTGCGCTGTAATCGTGAGATCAGTACTGCCTGGCGGTTTTTCAGGATAAACTGGTTTCCGTCCAAATGGTCTATGTAGTGCATATTTAAAATATAGCTGCGGTTCGGGCGGATAAAGCAGTTCCGGTTCAGCTTATCCATCACGGAATCGAGGGTGCTGTATGTCTCGATCAGTCTGTCCGTACAGTGGACAGTGAGGATCCTGTTGTACACTTCGATATAGTTGATGGTCATCTGCGGAATCGTGATCTCCTGGCGCTTATGTGTCACGGTCAGCTGATAATTTTGAAACGAATGCTCCAGCACGGGATGATGCATGCAGCTGACCATTGCACTCGATATATCTTCGTAGCGGACGGGCTTCACCAGATAATAATTTGCCTGTACAGAATAACTGTCCACAGCAAATTCCCGGCTGGATGATATGAAGATCAGGCAGGCGCTGCAGCCGAGGCTGCGCAGTTCCCTGGCGGTTTCGATTCCATTCATCTGATTCATAAAGATATCAAGGAAGATCATATCCGCAGAATGGTCCTTCAGATACGTGATCAGGTCACTGCCGTCAGAAAATTCCAGAAAACGGACAGATTCTTTCTGGGTATCCATGTATTTGCTTAACAGACAGCGGATATTCGCTCTGTCCCTGACAGAATCGTCACATATCAGGATATTCATACAGTTCGCCTCACAATCCGGATTGATGTTTTTAAAGTGTATGGGGTCTATTCTACTTGAAAAAAGTGACGAAGTCAATCACGTTGTACCGCTAAAAATGTGTGATACAGGCATTCCCGGACGCATATGTTATATAAGGGGTACTCTAGGGAGGCGAAGCGATGAGAAGATTCAGATTAAAGCCGGATGTTCCCGTCCGGCTTTTTATATACCTGTATTTGGGGGCATTTTTACTTGGGATCCTGGCGGTGAATCAGCTGTGGAAAGTGGATGGATTCCGGGATTACGTGTCGGTCTATGCGGTGCTGGAACAATACAAGGTATCACACATTGATATGAAAAAATACGGGCTTTTTATGCTGAGAGAAAAGAGTCTGTTTGTGGGAGTCAGTATGCTGGCGGGAATTGCGGGGGCCGGCGAAATCCTGGCGGTTCTGGTGTCGCTGTGGCTGGGATTTCTGGCGGGCGGCCTCGCAGTACTGTTTCTGCTGCAGTCAGGCCTCAAGGGATTTTTATTCTGTATGGCGGGAATCCTCTCACAGCTGATCTTTTACATACCTGCGGTATTTGGCTTCCTGCTACTGATGGGAAAACACAAGCGGTCAGTCCAGGGATATCCGTCCGTCACGGCACAGGAGATCAGATGGCCGATTCTACTGTGTGTGATTTTCCTGTTCTGTATGGCGCTGGGAATTTTGATTGAGACCTATGTAAATTCCGTTTTATGGCTGAAAATCTTTACTTGAAGAAAAAAAATATTTTTTTTTAAAACTACATATGGTAAACATAATGCGGGTTTAGACGATATATAGTGCTTTTGTAAAAAAGTTGAAAAATCCGCGTAAATGAAAGAAAAATAGCATTTGATTTTCCTGTAAAACATGCTTATAATACTATTATATTTGAAGGGTGAATTGCTAAAAAAACGTAAGATAAGGATAATACTCAATGGTAGGCGCAATTCAAGAATTTATTGATTATCTGAATAATGTAAAGAAGACTTCCAGAAACACACAGGTGTCATATGAGCGTGATTTGAAGAAGATGGCACGATATCTGCAGACTCTCGATATAACGGAGATATCGCAGGTGACAGCAACGAATCTGAATACTTATATGCTGTATCTGGAACGGGAAAATTTTGCTCCCTCTACCGTATCACGAAGCGTGGCGGCGATGAGGGCTTTTTTTCAGTACCTGCTGAAAGAGCATATGGTTGAGACGGATCCGTCGGATGGATTGAAGCCGCCAAAGGTTGAGAAGAAAGCTCCCGAGGTATTGACCATAGAGGAGGTCGACCTGCTGCTGAAGCAGCCGTCAGACATGACGCCGAAGGGACTCAGGGACAAGGCAATGCTGGAACTCCTCTATGCAACAGGTATACGCGTCAGCGAGCTGGTGCATTTAAAACTATCGGATGTCAATATCCAGATGGGGTATATCACCTGTACGGAACATGATAAAGAGCGGATCATTCCATTCGGCAATGTTTCAAGAAAGGCGCTTGAGACGTATCTGAATGAGGCCAGAGGGGCGCTGATCGGGGTACAGGACTGCGGACTGCTGTTTACAAACTGTTCGGGAAAGCCGATGAGCAGACAGGGCTTCTGGAAAGTGCTGAAAGGCTATGCGAAATCCGCCAATATCACAACTGACATCACGCCCCATACGCTGCGTCATTCCTTTGCAACACATCTGATACAAAACGGTGCAGATCTGAAAAGTGTACAGGAGATGCTGGGACATGCCGATATCTCGTCAACGCAGATGTATCTGCATATGAATGTGAATAAAATCAGGGATGTATATACGAAAGCACATCCAAGGAAATAGAAAAAGACCCCGCGGGGTCTTTTCTGCATCTTAACATAATTCTGCGATCGTTTCGATCAGCCTCTCCGAATCTTCCCATCCGAGACATGGATCGGTTATGGATTTGCCATAGATATGATTCGGCCCGATCTTCTGACATCCTTCTTCGATGTAACTCTCGATCATAACTCCTTTTACAAAGTTACGGATATCACCGGACACGCTGCGGCTGTGCAGCACTTCCTTGACGATACGGATCTGCTCCATGAACTGCTTGTTGGAGTTGGAATGGTTCGCATCCACGATGGTAGCCATATTTTTCAGATCATGATCCTGATATTTTTCGAGCAGCAGCTGGAGATCCTCATAATGATAATTGGGGATTGCATTTCCATGTTTGTTGACGGCACCGCGCAGGATCGTATGCGCCAGGTCGTTGCCGTGGGTATGGGCTTCCCAGTTCCGGTAGATAAAGCTGTGACCGTGCTGTGCGGCATACACGGAATTCAGCATGACCGTGAAATCACCGCTCGTCGGGTTCTTCATGCCGGCAGGCACATCCATGCCGCTTGCGACGAGACGATGCTGCTGATTCTCAACCGAACGTGCGCCGATCGCCACATAGGACAGCAGATCATCAAGGTAGAGCCATGTTTCCGGATACAGCATCTCATCGGCTGAGGTGAGTCCCGTCTCTTTGATTGCGCGCATATGAAGTTTGCGCACGGTGATCAGCCCCTGCAGCAGATCAGGTTTTTTCTCGGGATCCGGCTGATGGACGATCCCCTTATAGCCCTCACCGGTGGTGCGCGGTTTGTTCGTGTAGATTCTGGGGATCAGGATCAGGCGGTCTGAGACGCGTTCCTGGACTTTTGCCAGCCGGCTGATGTATTCGCATACGGGGTCCTCATTGTCGGCGGAACAGGGGCCGATAATGACCAGGAATTTATCGGATACTCCGGTCAGAACATCGCGGATCATTGCATCGCGTTCTTTTTTCAATGCGATGATCTGCTCCGTGACCGGATACTCTTCTTTGATCTGTGACGGCGTCGGAAGTTTTTTCATCAATTCAATACTCATGATATTACCAAAGTCCTTTCTCATTCGAATGAAACCCGTGCGGAGTATTTCCCCTCCCCTGCGGGTTCCGCACTAAGTATAATACAATTCTTCCGGGTTGTCGATGGGGAATTTATCCGCGGCTCTTACGGATGAGATTCGGAAGATGTATCAGATGGAAGGTGTTCAGCAAAAGTACGTATACAAAAGTCAGGACAACA
The Ruminococcus gauvreauii genome window above contains:
- a CDS encoding tyrosine-type recombinase/integrase; protein product: MAKRGENIYLRKDGRYEGRYVIGKKSNGRTAFGYVYGRKYTDVKRKLELMKAGSSVNHTMETAWVGDGSVEVWLRIWLEEILKPEIKASSYAVYRGMVENHMIPAVGKATLCKVNADTIQYLYDMIRSKKVCQGTAQNICKRFRAALTAAYEAHFLTDVPKLPFKKTKKTQNSPEFLSISAQEKLEGQLDPRHNIKDFAVLFSLYTGVRIGECCAVKWKNIHFEDSELLITHTLQRVRTYSGNSKTCLQYSEPKSQCAVRRIPLTGTLMELLKGMRQSVHGTAEEFVFRSHAHVLEPRALQHHIKKLAEACGIANLHFHTLRHSFATRCLENHIDIKTLAELMGHSTAKFTLDWYGHSTSQQKRKYIDRLERLTA
- a CDS encoding M18 family aminopeptidase: MERKIAKELLTFIAQSPSTFHAVQSITDILDQNGFHRLSECGQWTLAPGKYYVTRNRSSVAAFYIPEHEFSNYQIIACHSDSPAFKIKEHGEIVVDRAYTKLNTEVYGGMLFAPWFDRPLSVAGRVLVREDTRLVTKLVNVDRDLLVIPNLAIHMNREINSGYTYNAQKDLLPLFGDENAKGTLMDIIAESAGVSRASIAGSDLFLYNRMAGTIWGSDGEFLSAPRLDDLQCTFASLKGFLCADNPDCVSLFTVLDNEEVGSSTKQGAASPFLSDVLRRINRTLGGDEEDYCVRLANSFMVSADNAHAVHPNHPDKSDPENRVYPNRGIVIKCSANQKYTTDGVSSAIFRTICERAKVPYQIFANRSDMAGGSTLGSISNTQVAVNTVDIGLAQLAMHSPYETGGVRDTCFMSAAAEAFYHTRISCEADGVYVVHQDDHRRQSPV
- a CDS encoding CHAD domain-containing protein, with translation MQKRDRILLYRRDYLKNRKSDVRFTGIKKMCSLFGSNTADRKRGACLAEELFRQKNPSFDKFSKIAKAAYMLKDVGAFVFDEKSRVLEGDMILTHPIAELTGREQLYLAEALSALRITKGKYKYRFLEDERDRAVVTCIVKAVQDAERRTGKASNRTAADNVPCHIQAFIRKAIHELKELTGPETDYGDPEVIHDIRVAFRRLYSVMDVFAEMIRPEWIQRFGVLLKREISLLGKLRDLDVRQEKITYLLKKNGRVPEEIPVYRKMLEVSRAEAIERVEEHCRSEEFRDFLESLERSAEEPVCLPILVRTGQARPFRTEEVRQRYLSKCREEIGAYREWLGGMYVPEPVLHRLRLSFKRLRYVQEFFGKFPGSGREKTVSDGRWFQETLGELHDYAVLRNDIAAKMPKVRKVADRRELTVLKQLRTSAGEEMDQLYRRFIKRWNHR
- a CDS encoding sensor histidine kinase codes for the protein MIPVFFEQIAGLLIQLLPCSAICYYLMEQHFCIPKRKLFLQLGLLLFLTTTAFGMFSAAFHRHQTENAYLYLNLIFLGEVFLYGMYFIFTSRINVWVKRFIFIFAFNYGLFIGLLKNAFGSVFHYFSGRGSELLYDGPMIFVVLLMEVLTFPPLFHIMRKFKWLRDSLSDTAIWRTLTIIDIIFSAVYYLFSLRLGMTELDDAITVLAIIFIFLSQMLLIYLSLQILAQMLRKEQVQQTTANIKNQMDIQAVQYDTLNQLLNQTRVLRHDMKHHLHSIQIFLEDGEPELAREYLKLLASQDVLAAPSPYCANPFINATISYYLGLAEKSGIRIEHSISLDENIPFDNTDLCIMIGNCLENALDAAKDTVSSGNAFIRVRGKWVEHYYIFSVQNSYLHLPRKSGDVFFSTKHSGCAIGLKSIRSIADKYHGQMSVDYHDSIFQISIALAPLHENTQ
- a CDS encoding LytR/AlgR family response regulator transcription factor, with amino-acid sequence MNILICDDSVRDRANIRCLLSKYMDTQKESVRFLEFSDGSDLITYLKDHSADMIFLDIFMNQMNGIETARELRSLGCSACLIFISSSREFAVDSYSVQANYYLVKPVRYEDISSAMVSCMHHPVLEHSFQNYQLTVTHKRQEITIPQMTINYIEVYNRILTVHCTDRLIETYSTLDSVMDKLNRNCFIRPNRSYILNMHYIDHLDGNQFILKNRQAVLISRLQRRELCKTYFAFLTEQLWGPEL
- a CDS encoding stage II sporulation protein M — encoded protein: MRRFRLKPDVPVRLFIYLYLGAFLLGILAVNQLWKVDGFRDYVSVYAVLEQYKVSHIDMKKYGLFMLREKSLFVGVSMLAGIAGAGEILAVLVSLWLGFLAGGLAVLFLLQSGLKGFLFCMAGILSQLIFYIPAVFGFLLLMGKHKRSVQGYPSVTAQEIRWPILLCVIFLFCMALGILIETYVNSVLWLKIFT
- the xerD gene encoding site-specific tyrosine recombinase XerD, coding for MVGAIQEFIDYLNNVKKTSRNTQVSYERDLKKMARYLQTLDITEISQVTATNLNTYMLYLERENFAPSTVSRSVAAMRAFFQYLLKEHMVETDPSDGLKPPKVEKKAPEVLTIEEVDLLLKQPSDMTPKGLRDKAMLELLYATGIRVSELVHLKLSDVNIQMGYITCTEHDKERIIPFGNVSRKALETYLNEARGALIGVQDCGLLFTNCSGKPMSRQGFWKVLKGYAKSANITTDITPHTLRHSFATHLIQNGADLKSVQEMLGHADISSTQMYLHMNVNKIRDVYTKAHPRK
- a CDS encoding 3-deoxy-7-phosphoheptulonate synthase, with amino-acid sequence MSIELMKKLPTPSQIKEEYPVTEQIIALKKERDAMIRDVLTGVSDKFLVIIGPCSADNEDPVCEYISRLAKVQERVSDRLILIPRIYTNKPRTTGEGYKGIVHQPDPEKKPDLLQGLITVRKLHMRAIKETGLTSADEMLYPETWLYLDDLLSYVAIGARSVENQQHRLVASGMDVPAGMKNPTSGDFTVMLNSVYAAQHGHSFIYRNWEAHTHGNDLAHTILRGAVNKHGNAIPNYHYEDLQLLLEKYQDHDLKNMATIVDANHSNSNKQFMEQIRIVKEVLHSRSVSGDIRNFVKGVMIESYIEEGCQKIGPNHIYGKSITDPCLGWEDSERLIETIAELC